The Cinclus cinclus chromosome 28, bCinCin1.1, whole genome shotgun sequence DNA window GTCCGCAGGGGACACCGGGCGTACCTGAGCAGTGCCCCCCACTATGACTTCCCCCGGTACCGGCAGCTGGTGCACGAGGTCACCGTGGCCTTCAGCGGCATCTCCCAGGAGGTGCTGGACATCGCCGGGCGCCTGCGGGACGAGCTCGGCCGCGCCGACCTGGCTCAGCACCTGGCCCGGCTCCAGGAGCGGgagcaggagaagctgcagctggtGGGTGCTGGGCTGGTTTGGGGGGGCCCCTGGGGCAGTTCTGGGGCTGGTTTGGGGGGGGTCACAGCTCCCACGGTGTCCCCCCGCAGACggcacagctgcagctggccCGGCAGCAGGCACAGGACCAGCCCGAGGTGGACGCCCatcagcaggaggagcaggagctcaaGCACAAGTAGGTGGTGGCCCCGCTGCTGTCCCCCCTCATTTTGGGAAGGCAGCATTCCCCCTAGCCCAGGACCCCCCTACTGCCATCCCCTTCTCCCTCTATTTTGGGATGGCACCCCCCTTGCCCAGCCCGCAGAATCCTGGAGCGTCCTGCATTGGAAGGGACGCACACGGATCATGGAGTCCAGGCCAGGAGCCCCTTCCCTGTGTTTCACCGCTCTCCCCCCGGCCCAGGGGGGCCCAGATGGTGCCTTCGGGGTCTGGCGGCGCTGCGTGGCCGCGTCCCCTCGGCCTCCCCGGGCTGAGTGTTTCATAAACAGCGCGGGGAAGGCGAGGCGGCCCACATAATACGCTCCATATGGGCTTTATTTATAGTTTCCATCCGCTCTCGTAGGCTAATTAAAACCATTGAGGCAATCAGCGAAATTCTCCAGGACCTTAAGTACGATTCGGAAGAAGTTGAGTGATGGGTGTCCCCGTGGGAACGGCTGGAGGGGCCGGGCTGGTGAAACGGGGGCCCCGCTCATCCCCCACCCGCTCCTGGTGCACCTTGGCAAGGTGGGCATTATCCTCTGGGCCCCTTTTCTGGAGCACAGGCTGGAAGGGGTGGGGAAGCCCCCTCTGGGACAAGTGAGGTCCCCCTAAATCCTGAGTATCCCTCAGCAGAGGGGTCTGGCATGGGGCTGGTTCCCCTCCCTTTGGCTGTGCCAAAGGCAAACCACACCCTGCAGTGCCAAGGGGCTGCCATGCTTTGGCCCCTATCGAGGTGGgcactgtccctgctgccaactGGAGTTCCATGGGAGCAGTCCCCCCAAAATCACATCTTGGAGAccagctgtgcttccagccccgctgcaGCTCTGGCGCTCCACAAGCGCTTTTTCTATGGTCACCCCCAAATAAACCTGTCCCTACGGAGCTGACCTGAGTGGTGTGATTTCAAGGGTTCTTGTGGCCCCTGCTGCCTCAGTGCCACTCCCTCCACCTTGGCTCGGTCCCCTGGGAGCCCCAGGATGGGGTGACAGGGGCCACGGGCCCCATTTGGCTGCCCGCTGCATCCCCGTCCCCGCGCAGCACTGCCGCTCCGCTGACGCAGACCCCGGTGGGGTTTCAGAGGTTTATTGGCATTAAGCTTAAATCTGTTCCTAATTGACTGAAATGGAACCAAAATAAGGCTGGTTTGAATCAAAACTGGAGCAGGCACTGGGCAAACCCCAGCAGCCTCCAATCAGCCCGCGTGGCTCCCCGGGGACGGACCCCTCCCCGTGCACTCGCAAGTGGGACCCCGGCGAGAAAACGGCCAAAATCGCTTCCCGGGGGGAACTGCGGCGAGGGTGGGGTCACCCGGGAAGTCCCCGTTGCCCCTTTCATCCCAGAGGCTGCTCCGGCTGGCGGAGCAAAGTTCCCGTGCCCCCCCCGGCCGGGCAAGGCTGGCGGGTCCCCTCGCTGCCTCGGGGCCGCGGTCCCACAGAGCCCCCGGGGCTGGGCCAGCCCGGCCCCCCAAcctcaccccaccccatcccGCAGGGCTGCGGGGCCGCGCTGCGCCCCGGCCGCCTCCCAGTTCccccgcggcggggccggggtgGGCGCGGGCGGTCCCGGGTGGGCGCCGGGCGCCCCGTCCCATCCTGCCGGCGCTCGGTCCCCCGCGGGCTACAACTTATCGCCGGGAAGAACCTGcggagaggagcagagccccGCGTCGCCCCGGGGTCGGCGTCaccccccagcatccctggggtgGGGGGTCACCCCTCGTCCCCCCCCCCGTCCCCACCCAGCCGGGGAGAAGAAGTGCGAAAGGCTCCTTACCTACCTGGTTGCGTGTTTTGTGCGATTTCTGCAGCCACACGCGCCACTGGTCGTAGAGTTTGATGCCGAGGTTGGAGCAGCCGTAGGCGTGTTTCTTCACCCACCCAAAAAACTGCTTCAGCTCCCGCCGCAGCGTCGTGTTCTGCTCCCCGCCTTTGGGGTCGCAGCCCCCCGCCACTCGCTCTGCGGGGACAAGGGGGGGGCAGTGTCACACTGGGGGCGACGCACCTCAACCCCCGCCCCCAGTCGCCGCCGTGGCGTGAATAAGGAGGGCCGAGAGGAACACGAGCAGGTCTTGGCTCCCAGCTGGGAAAGCCGAGCTCCGAATTGGCTCCTTTGCAAGAAATCCAGGTGCCGGGCATGGAGCGGGGAAGGGTCCCCCGCACATCCCCCGGTGCGCGGGGAGGGGAGCGCGGCACCGGCGGCACTCACCGCTGCGTGGGGTGGAGGCGGCCGTGGGGTTGCTCCAGTCGCTCCAGATCCCGGCTTTCTTGGAGCCGTAGATGCTGAAGGGGTTACAGCGCACCTGGACGAAGTAGACGGTGCCGGGGCGCAGGCCGGCCAGGCGACAGGAGGTCTGGTTGCCCACGTCATCCACAACCtgcagagggaggggaaggaagcgCCCTGGACCCTCGGCCATCCCGTCCTGTCCCCCGGCACCGGCAGCGCCCACCCACCTTCCACTCGGAGCTGTCCTCTACCCGGTATTGGATCTGGTACTTGGCTTGGAAGAGGAAATCCTTGAGGGCCGGCGGGGAGCTCCAGCGCACGCTCAGCTGGTCCTCCAGGTCGCCCACCCTGCTGACGTGCACGTCCGACGGCGGGTCCGTGGTGACTgcggggacagggcagggctggcggggacagcggggCCGCGCCGCGGGGCCGCGAGGGTTAAGGAGCCGCGGATGTAAAAGCGACTCGGAGCAAACAGCCTAATTCGATTAGGAGCAATTCTGCTCACATATCACCCATTTCCTGCTGtgcccaccccaccccaccccaccccaccccagcccaccccaccccggcccagcccggccccgcgAGGTCACCGGCACGGAGGTGACACCGCGGCCGTGGCGCGGCTCACCCACGTCGAGGATGTCCAGCATGACCACGTCGGACACGGCCACCCCCAGGCGGTTGGATGCTTCCACCCAGATCTCGTAGGGCGTGAAGAGGGCCAGGTCCTTGGGGATGTGGCAGGAGTAGGTTCCGGCCGTGTGGTATTCCTGGCAGGTGTTGTCCTGGCCGTACCACCTGCGGGCAGGTGATGGATGAGGTACCAGCACCTCTCCCCTATCCCCGAGATGCTCCCATGGGTGGTTTTTTGGCCGTTCCACACCGCCAGAATTGTGGGATCGGCCTCGTGGTTCAACCAGGCCcacagcagcttctcctcacCCTCAAAACTCCATGAGGAAACTCATCACAGCAGCACCACCTCCAAGCAGGGTCCAGCCAGGAAACATTGAGCTGCCTGTTCCCTGTTTCCCATTAAATCCCAGTCCAAGGTTTCTAACAATAATGGGGATGAAGGCTAGCACCCACCTGCGCTTGTACTTGAGGGTGTAGTTGGTGTGCAGGAAGGTCTCCCCTTCTGTCCCTGGCGCCCACTTGCAGGTCAGGTCCTTCATGTTTTTGGACCAGCAAGTGATGTTGACTGGTTTTTCTGGCGGTACTGGGAGagacaaaaacccaaaaagaggTTCCAGAGCTGGTTTTTTTCCGGCCACGGAgacacaaaccccaaatccaagcTGCGTTCCCAGCTGAGCCTCTGTATTCCCAGGAATGCGTAGCgacccaaaaaacaaacccaagctgCATTCCCCGTTCCGATTGTGTATTCCTGGGATGTAGCATCGTCCTTAAAATAGCCCGAGATAAAATCTTACGATTATTGGTTCGGACAAGCACGTTTTAACCGAGGCTTTGCCGAAACAGCCTCTCAGCAGCGCGTGGGTTGTGGTTccaccagagcagctcctggcacattTTTGGTGAGAACCAGGGCGCTGATCCCTCCGTGGGGATCCCTGGCTTCTCTCCCATGGGGGAGGCACATCCCAGTGCTGGCCAGACCCCGGTACAGACTGGCTGGACCCTGGCATGGAATGGTCAGACCCTGTACAGAGCAGCCAGACCCCGGCACTGGTTGGACCCTGGCACAGAATGACCAGACCCCAGCACAGAGAGGTCAGACCCCAGCACAGAGTGACCAGACCCCAGTATGGAATGACGAGACCCCAGTATGGGGTGACCAGACCCCAGTACAGAGTGACCAGACCCCAGTATGGAATGATGAGACCCCAGTATGGGGTGACCAGACTCCAGTACGGAGTGACCAGACCCCGGCACAGAGTGACcagaccctggcacagagtgACCAGATCCCAGCATGGAGTGACCAGACCTCAGTATGGAGTGACCAGATCCCAGGACAGTAACCAGACCCCAGCACAGAGTGACCAGACCCCAGTATGGAGTGACCAGATCCCAGTATGGAGTAACCAGACGCCAGTATGGAGTAACCAGACCCCAGGACAGTGACCAGACCCCAGCACAGAGTGACCAGACCCCAGTATGGAGTAACCAGACGCCAGTATGGAGTAACCAGACCCCAGCACAGTGACCAGACCCCAGCACAGAGTGACCAGACCCCAGTATGGAGTAACCAGACGCCAGTATGGAGTGACCAGACCCCAGCACAGAGTGACCAGACCCCAGCACAGAGTGACCAGACCCCGGCACGAGCGGCGGCACCCACGTACATCCAACATAAAGGCAGGAGCCGGCCAGGATGCCACCATCTCTGCTGTGACACACCAGGTTGTCCCCCGACTGCTGCCTGGAGCCGTTGAGGCGAGCGAGGGCCACGCTGAGCGTGGAGGGGCCCAGGGTGGCGTAGGAGGCGGCCGGGAGGCGCCGCCCGTTCAGAGTCCAGTACAGGTCCTCGGCTTTCAGCGGAAAGTCCGGGCTGACCGTGCACGTGGCCACCAGCGAGGAGCCGATCAGCAGGGTGGGGTCTTGGGGGGAAATCACGGCGGGGTCTGCAGCCGGAGAGACAGAGAGcgggagggggaaaaaatcaattatGTACAGCTTAGAGCTGTTTAAATATGTCTTATGTCtctttaaatatgttttatatCTGTTTTACGTTGATTCAAACGTCTTTAAGTCTCTTCTGTATTCATTTAAACACGTTTTATGTCTATTTAAATACGCCGTTTTGCTATTTTACATCGATTTAAATTGCCACGTCTATATCAATTTAAATAATCATATgtgtttaatattaatttaaacaCATTGTTTAGCTATTTTACATCGATTTAAATCATCACAAGCCTATACTGATTTAAATCACATATCTATTCTATATAGATTTGAATCATCACATATCTATTTTACATCAATTTAAACAcactggtttttattttacatcAATTTAAACACACTGGTTTCTATTTTACATTGGTTTAAATGCGTTTCATATCTATTCTTTACTTCTACACAGCTTACATCCATTTTATACCTAAAgacattttatatatttcatatctatttaaatattttcatatctaTTATATATCTCAATACACACCTATTTTATCTATTTAAAGATACTTTATACCTACTTTTATATCTACAAGCATTTTATATCTAAACACTTTTAATATCTCTTTTTATACCTACATCTATTTTAGAACTTTAAAACTACTTTTTATATCTactttctatcttttttttttcttttttttttttttttttcccctccccagggctggggcggGGCTGGGTCGAGGCTTCGGAAGTTTTTCCGCgacaaaaaacatttcaaagaggaaaattcGAGGGGATTTCTCCACTTCCCTCCTTTTCCAGGGTCCGGCATTTCCCCTTGGATCGCCTCGCCCAGGGGTGGGGAGCTGTTCCCCACCATGTGCTCCCAAATCTTCCAAATCCCACCGCTCGCCCCTCGACATCCCGAGGGTGCTGCCGGCTGGGAGAGCCCCTCCGGGAGGGGAAATTCCCATCCCGGGAATTATCCCGGGACCCTTCGACCACGAGGTTTCCCCAAGCGCggctgccccggccccgctccgggGTGTTCCGTGTCCGTCAAGCCCTTATCGGCTCCATCCGCACGCGCCGGGCTAATATCCCAAATTACCTCCCGGAAAGTGCCGCGACCTCCCCGCCCCTCCGACCTCCCGGCCCCGATCGGCTTTCAGCGCCCGCCCGgcattcccaaaatccccgtcAAGCCGGGGAGATCCTAATTAGGGGTCCCCGCTTCCCgctcctcctcccaccctccgCAATTATTGCTCCGAAATCCTCGTTACGTCTTGGGGGGGGATTTAATTAGGAATTGCCGCCGTGCTTGGGGGATgatggtgggggggggggggggtgtgtgaaGATAATCCAGTGGGGAAAATCAACCTGGGATACCCCAAATATCCATGGGTCCGTGCCGGGCACCCCCGGAGTAGCCATGGGCTGGTACCAGGTACCCCAAACATCCAGGGGATGGTGCTGGCTACTCCGGGATCCCCCGAGCATCCGTGGATGGTGATGGatccatcccagccctcagAACAAACCCTTCCCAAGGCCAGCAAGGCCTCTGGAATTCTCATCCCCCCTCTCTGCCAAGGAGCCCACCCCGCTCCGACCCCGCCACGAGCCGAGCCCGGAGCTGCAGCGGCTCTGCCGATAACAGAGCCAGCGCTCCGAGCCCTGATTCTCCTCAATCTTAATCTAAACAGCTCCAGAAACTCACACGAGCGCCATAAAACAGACACGTTTCCCATCCTCCGAGCAGGACCCTCTGGAGGGGCcaattttttctctctatttttttttcccctggattttttttttttaaccctccCCCAAGCAGGACACTCTGGAGGGGCcaattatatacatatatatatatatattatactttttttccccccctggaATTATTTCCCCCCCACTCAGCGCGGCCGCAGCGCTGAACATgtgttttaaaagggaaaagtgtGAAGTTTTCCGAACGGAGAGGAAAAGGGCCGGAGAGACGCAGGCAGGCTGTGGAATGTGCAAGTTGCAATGAAAATACCTGCTCGGGGGTTTTATGGCTTCTCTATtgcgaaaaaaaaaaatgctgatcaGGTGCTAAGTAATGCTATAAAGTAAAACCACATTTCCAAGGTGTCGGGAACGTTTATGCTTTTCTTCCGAAGGGCCGGATTTCATTTTAGTTTTATACCGGAGTTTTAAGGGgttgggaaagaaaaggggggaagaaaaaaaaaaaagctccgATAAGTGTCAGAGATCACACAGTTAAAAAAAGATTTATTGAGCTGTGCAGGGGgttaaaggaaaatagaaataattgcCCTGAAGAACAAAAGGGAATTTGGGAAGCTCTGAAttccacaggaaaaataaaattaaatatatacgTGTAGTTAGACCTCTTCTAAAACTCGAGCAGTGAGGTTTGCGGGCAGACACGGTAcccaaaaaaatgctttatccctcttttctgctctgctctccagagtctttttttcccttttctcatcCCCGACTGGCATTTCTCGTGCCCATCCCTGGGCTCGAGGAGGGATTTATAAAAAGCCCAGGCATTCCAGCGCGGCCGAGCTGCATCGAGGGGAAACTTTCGCTCTCTAAAAGGAGATTTGGCTTCGCCTTCTCCAGCGCCGCACGTCGAGGGGCCGCGGGGCCAGCGCTGCCCCGGACCCCcgtggggtggggggaaatgggggtcCGGGGGTGACCCGGCTAattgggaggagaaaagggagggaTCAGTCCCACCAAGGGTCGGGCTGTGGCCTCGTGTTGTTCCCAGCGGGATCAACCCCTCCAGGCACCGGGGTGGGCACCGGGGTGGGCACCGAGAGCCACCGGGACTGGCCGCTCTCGCTGACGGCCCCTAAGGGATTTTTGGAGCGTTCCTTCTCCCCACCCTATTCTTCCAGCAATTCCTGCCCCAATTAACGCCCTGAGGACGCCCCCCCGTTCAGGACGGGTTTGGCTCAGGGGTCCGTGTCGGTGGCCGGGACCCCGCGGTGTGACCGGGGAGGGGCCGCGGGAGCTGCCGGGCGAGCGGTGCCGTTTGTGGCGGGTCCCGTTCGCGCGTCGGAGCGGAGAACATCCATCGCCTTGAGAAATTCCCATCATAGGGAGGAAGCCAAACTTCCTGCTGCGGGGAGCGGGATCTCACCCTCCTCTGGCTCGGGCCGCAGGGGGGGGCAGCGGGGCGGCGGCCGGGACGGGTTTAGGGCTCTGTGGGGAAGGGGGGACCCCCtcctccctgtgtccccctccCATGGCCGGGGGGACGCCGATCCCCGCGGGGCTGAGGCCGCTCCGAGGCTCAGCCCACAGGTGGCACCTCCCGGACCTGCCACCATCCGGCGGGGACCCCAAATTGGGCATCGCTGCGGGGTCCCccagggggatttttttgggggagggtgGTTCGTTGTtctctgtggggcagggagggagatcCCTATTGTTCTGGGTGGGAAAAGGGGATTCATTGTTCTCTGGGATGGGGGGGCGGTTCTCCGGGGGGAAGGGGGGACTCCTTGTTCTCGGCACGGGAAGGGGGGGGGTCTCAGAGGCATCGGGGAGGGGCAGAGGGGGGCGATGGCTCCCGGGGGTGCGAGGGGGTCGCGTGGGGAAGGGGTTCGCTATTGTTCTCCGGGCGGAGGCCGGGGGTTTCCATTGTCCTGGGTGGGGAATGGAGCCGCATTGTCCTGCGGGAGGGGGGGCTGGACGGCGGGgaggggggacaaggggggatCGGCCCTTCTCGGGGTCCTCCTTCTCCGTGGGGAGAGGGAGCACTCGCTGCtccggggctgggggggctctCCTCGCTACTCTCGGGGATGGGGGGCAGCACAAAAAAGGTTCCTCTATTGTTCTCTGCGGGGAAGGGGCGGGGGGGTCCCGGCTGGGCTGCGGGGACGGGGATGGGGGGGGTCCCAGTTGCCTGTCGGGGGACGATAGGGGGGTCCCGTCCCGACTGCTCTCCGAGGGGGGGGTCCCCCCTTCCCCATCCGCAGCAGGCGAAGCGCAGCCCCGAGGTGCGCCCGGCGGTTCCTCCACCGCTCCCGGGACCGCTCCGCATCCCGGGGCCGGGGGGGGACGCGACACACGGAGAGGAACGGGACAGCCCCGGAGGGCTCCGCATCCCGGCAcccttggggggggggggggggggggggggcgggcaCGGGGCACACGGAAAGGAGCGGGGGAGCCCCGGGGGACTCCGCGtgccggagccggagccggacCGGAGAGCCCCGGTGGGCTCCGCTCAGCGCCCGCGTGGCCCCGACGGgacccccgcccgccccgcgcccaCCTTGCGGGATCCGCCCGGTGCTGCCGGTACTCACAGGAGAGCGGATCGGCGCGGGGCAGGCGcgggcagagcaggagcagcagcggGAGCATCgggagcagcggcggcggcggcatGGCCTGCTCCGGTGCCCGTCGGTGCCCGGGGCGGCGGAGCGCACCGGCACGTCCGGGGAAGTCCCGAGCAAGTCTGAGCAACCCCCGGTTACCAAAGCCCCAACTGCCGCCCTGGCCCCGCCCCGGGACCGCCCCCGGGGGGGTAGAAAGCCACCGGCCCCGCCACCCCCCCCGTCCCCCCGTCTCTCTCCGGTACCGGCCCCGGGATCGGCCCCGCCCGGTGCCCGCTGCCGCCGCGGGATGCTGgccccccccagccctccccggGGCCGGTGTCCCGCTCCCCCCGACCCCCCCGCTAGGTGAGTAAGAGCCGCCCCGGGGCCGCCGGCCCACGGGTGAGTCACGCGCGGACCCTCCCGCGCCCCCGGGGCCGCTCTCGCCGCTGaacggccccccccccccctacCCCACCCTCCCCCCCGCCGCGGCTTCCCCACGCTCCGAGCGCCCTTAAGATCCAAAGCCCTGTTATTACTTAATTTTGGGTTGAAAACAGGAATATCAACCCATAAATCCCGATGTTTTCTACCGAATCCATCACCTCTGGGCTTTCCTCCTCAAAACTCCcaaaagaagtggaaaaaacaTCCCAAGTGGCTCCAAGTTCCCCCAGAGTGGGTTGGCGTTTGTCCCCAGGGTGGTGGCACATCCGGTTGTGCCGCCAGCATCGGGACAAAGCCACCCACTCGGGCatcccccagtgtccctgccCGAGGTCTCGGAGGTGCCGAGAGCTTTGCAGACCCCCAGAGGAGTCACAGAACCCCGGGACAGCAGGTCCCGGTCGTGGCAAGGCCACCGTCCCCACGTGTGGCGTGTCCCCAGCTGTGAGGAGAGGGGACAGCATTCCCTGCCGGGAACGGAGCGTGGAGGGTGGCAGGGGACACATGGGTGGCCCGGGGTGCCCCATGGACGCGGGGTGGGGGTGACACTCCCTGGGCCTCCGAGGCGTTGGGCACCAGCAGAGATTGCAGAGATcagaaaacacaataaaaaacgAGAGGGGGAGGGA harbors:
- the REX1BD gene encoding required for excision 1-B domain-containing protein, with protein sequence MGRDGNGNGNGNGPRGTGGVSRDRARLVTGGSRCPSVLCTGGIPVPVLGHVAGGLPAWGGPGAGARLGSTRYRVTGATASPCVPQTGEAVRELLQRLRALQSERVETYRLFEEGHRAYLSSAPHYDFPRYRQLVHEVTVAFSGISQEVLDIAGRLRDELGRADLAQHLARLQEREQEKLQLTAQLQLARQQAQDQPEVDAHQQEEQELKHKLIKTIEAISEILQDLKYDSEEVE
- the CRLF1 gene encoding cytokine receptor-like factor 1 isoform X1; this encodes MPPPPLLPMLPLLLLLCPRLPRADPLSYPAVISPQDPTLLIGSSLVATCTVSPDFPLKAEDLYWTLNGRRLPAASYATLGPSTLSVALARLNGSRQQSGDNLVCHSRDGGILAGSCLYVGLPPEKPVNITCWSKNMKDLTCKWAPGTEGETFLHTNYTLKYKRRWYGQDNTCQEYHTAGTYSCHIPKDLALFTPYEIWVEASNRLGVAVSDVVMLDILDVVTTDPPSDVHVSRVGDLEDQLSVRWSSPPALKDFLFQAKYQIQYRVEDSSEWKVVDDVGNQTSCRLAGLRPGTVYFVQVRCNPFSIYGSKKAGIWSDWSNPTAASTPRSERVAGGCDPKGGEQNTTLRRELKQFFGWVKKHAYGCSNLGIKLYDQWRVWLQKSHKTRNQVGKEFFPAISCSPRGTERRQDGTGRPAPTRDRPRPPRPRRGGTGRRPGRSAAPQPCGMGWGEVGGPGWPSPGGSVGPRPRGSEGTRQPCPAGGGTGTLLRQPEQPLG
- the CRLF1 gene encoding cytokine receptor-like factor 1 isoform X2, with the protein product MPPPPLLPMLPLLLLLCPRLPRADPLSYPAVISPQDPTLLIGSSLVATCTVSPDFPLKAEDLYWTLNGRRLPAASYATLGPSTLSVALARLNGSRQQSGDNLVCHSRDGGILAGSCLYVGLPPEKPVNITCWSKNMKDLTCKWAPGTEGETFLHTNYTLKYKRRWYGQDNTCQEYHTAGTYSCHIPKDLALFTPYEIWVEASNRLGVAVSDVVMLDILDVVTTDPPSDVHVSRVGDLEDQLSVRWSSPPALKDFLFQAKYQIQYRVEDSSEWKVVDDVGNQTSCRLAGLRPGTVYFVQVRCNPFSIYGSKKAGIWSDWSNPTAASTPRSERVAGGCDPKGGEQNTTLRRELKQFFGWVKKHAYGCSNLGIKLYDQWRVWLQKSHKTRNQVLPGDKL